Proteins from one Doryrhamphus excisus isolate RoL2022-K1 chromosome 19, RoL_Dexc_1.0, whole genome shotgun sequence genomic window:
- the msgn1 gene encoding mesogenin-1: MDLEAITSTILAEWKVNDGVFVEEQLQSSSPESSSMDSVCSSPEMFSTGHQEIQDLAYVFVGRRSPCDPKALRQNKSKMSTKRRMKASEREKMRMRSLAEALHQLRDYLPPDYTKRGQPLTKIQTLKYTIEYINKLSDILSHA; the protein is encoded by the coding sequence ATGGACCTCGAGGCTATAACGTCCACAATACTCGCCGAGTGGAAGGTCAATGATGGAGTTTTTGTGGAGGAGCAGCTACAGTCCTCCTCACCGGAATCTTCCTCAATGGACTCCGTGTGCTCCTCGCCGGAGATGTTCTCCACCGGCCATCAGGAGATCCAAGACCTCGCCTACGTGTTTGTGGGGCGAAGGTCCCCATGCGACCCAAAGGCTCTGAGGCAGAACAAGTCCAAGATGTCCACCAAGAGACGCATGAAGGCGAGCGAGAGGgagaagatgaggatgaggagtctCGCAGAGGCTTTGCACCAGCTCCGGGACTACCTCCCGCCGGACTACACCAAGAGGGGGCAACCTCTGACCAAAATCCAAACCCTCAAGTACACCATTGAATACATCAACAAGCTCTCGGACATCCTGAGCCATGCGTAA
- the LOC131107610 gene encoding flap endonuclease GEN homolog 1: protein MGVQDLWSIIEPVRESVPLYSLNGRTLAVDLSLWICEAQHVQGMMGRVTKPHLRNLFFRVSSLTLMGVKLVFVMEGEAPKLKAETMSKRTANRFGGPNKGATKCSSNTNRGRFKAVLRECAEMLDYLGVPWVTAAGEAEAMCAYLDSHGLVDGCITNDGDVFLYGARTVYRNFNMNSKDPQVDCYKTSRVQSEVHLSRENMVGLAILLGCDYIPKGIPGVGKEQALKLIQTLEGQTLLQRFTLWKDEVDCVSQGVVKKVPHCHICRHPGSAKAHERSGCALCDSHRFCQPQDFDYQCPCDWHRSELTRQAQSVETNIKRKALASQQFPFTEIINEFLICKDKAVANFKRRQPNMLSLQKFAHDKMEWPKHYTSKKVLALMTYAELMNRTSGRAMSSQIKPIRILKPRVRNSVPCFEVLWNTPDHYVFPEDGPAEDQHQVRSVEEQSLFCVAFPEVLESYLKDKALAEENKNKKRKPKKEKDKPSDGPDDVLDLLARMSLQSCSPEKANLQIKPRKTPPAMTLNTQEVVVLDTPVGQKPHNDSPRTPQAAASPSDSAIIDALHLSDIDWDALSFTSTPPPKTTSDDIKEKTSEPQSDRCFNECPLRERLLMRNATRTMEVVSKQLGYTEPIPSQNSALKLNAQDSDGSNTSGKPSSSKIKPDEAQSQTKVDKRPPHKSKFVWKQQRCHSDPCHGDTNRNVTAKKSVCMSVCSSSDDSDTENRQTTTRKTTKPLHKLKGRILLDVPLKPVSRPQKPTSSVPSSKCEQSVQSPINARSGSPVEAAGLEDVFPSSPASPVVVLDSDDSLVCGGDSPLPLAERLRLKFMQ, encoded by the exons ATGGGTGTGCAGGATTTATGGTCTATCATTGAACCAGTTCGGGAGTCGGTCCCACTGTACAGTTTGAATGGAAGGACGCTAGCAGTTGACCTCAGTTTGTGGATCTGTGAGGCCCAGCACGTCCAGGGAATGATGGGAAGAGTCACCAAGCCACATCTGAG GAATCTATTTTTTCGGGTCTCTTCGCTTACTCTTATGGGAGTGAAACTTGTCTTCGTCATGGAAGGAGAGGCTCCTAAACTGAAAGCCGAAACCATGAGCAAGAGGACTGCAAACCGATTTGGAGGGCCCAACAAAGGTGCGACCAAATGCTCCTCAAACACCAACAGAGGGCGCTTTAAGGCCGTACTGCGAGAG TGTGCAGAGATGTTGGACTATCTGGGTGTGCCATGGGTGACCGCTGCAGGGGAAGCTGAGGCCATGTGTGCGTACCTGGACTCGCATGGACTTGTGGATGGTTGCATCACCAATGATGGAGACGTCTTCTTGTATGGCGCACGGACGGTCTACAGAAACTTCAATATGAACTCTAAA GACCctcaggtggactgttataagACCTCACGTGTCCAGTCAGAGGTGCATCTTTCCAGAGAGAACATGGTTGGTCTGGCAATCCTTCTTGGATGTGATTATATTCCCAAG GGAATCCCTGGAGTTGGTAAGGAGCAAGCTCTAAAGCTGATCCAGACACTGGAAGGGCAAACACTTCtgcagag GTTCACGCTGTGGAAGGACGAGGTGGATTGCGTGTCTCAAGGAGTTGTGAAGAAGGTTCCTCACTGCCACATATGTCGACATCCGG GCTCGGCCAAGGCACATGAACGCAGCGGTTGTGCGCTTTGTGACAGTCACCGATTCTGCCAACCTCAAGATTTCGACTACCAGTGTCCATGTGACTGGCACCGCTCCGAACTCACCCGCCAAGCCCAGTCCGTCGAGACAAATATCAAAAG GAAAGCCCTGGCAAGTCAACAGTTCCCGTTTACAGAG ATTATCAACGAGTTTTTGATTTGCAAGGATAAAGCAGTTGCAAACTTCAAGAGGAGGCAGCCAAATATGCTGTCATTGCAG AAATTTGCACATGACAAGATGGAGTGGCCAAAGCACTACACCAGTAAAAAGGTTTTGGCTCTGATGACTTACGCAGAGCTGATGAACAGGACGAGCGGGAGAGCGATGTCATCACAAATCAAGCCCATTCG AATATTGAAACCACGCGTGAGAAACTCAGTCCCTTGCTTCGAAGTCCTCTGGAATACGCCAG ATCATTACGTGTTTCCTGAGGATGGGCCGGCGGAGGATCAGCACCAGGTGAGGTCCGTAGAGGAGCAGTCCCTCTTCTGTGTGGCCTTCCCCGAGGTgctggagagctacttgaaggACAAAGCCTTAGCTGAagagaacaagaacaaga AACGAAAACCAAAGAAGGAAAAGGACAAGCCATCTGATGGACCTGATGATGTTTTGGACCTCCTGGCTCGGATGAGCCTTCAAAGCTGCTCTCCGGAAAAGGCCAACTTGCAAATAAAACCGAGAAAAACCCCACCCGCCATGACTCtgaacacacaggaagtggtggtTTTGGACACACCTGTAGGCCAGAAACCGCACAATGATTCTCCCAGAACTCCTCAGGCTGCCGCCTCGCCGTCTGACTCCGCCATTATCGACGCTCTCCACCTGAGTGACATCGACTGGGATGCTTTGTCCTTCACGTCCACCCCGCCCCCTAAAACCACCAGTGATGACATCAAGGAGAAAACCTCTGAACCTCAGTCAGACCGGTGTTTCAATGAGTGTCCTTTAAGGGAGAGGCTACTCATGAGGAACGCCACCAGAACCATGGAAGTGGTCTCAAAGCAACTCGGCTACACTGAACCCATTCCCTCACAGAACTCCGCTTTGAAACTAAATGCACAAGACAGCGATGGCAGCAACACATCAGGGAAACCATCTTCTAGCAAAATAAAGCCAGATGAAGCACAAAGCCAGACAAAGGTGGACAAAAGACCTCCTCACAAGTCTAAATTTGTCTGGAAACAGCAGCGGTGCCATTCGGATCCATGTCATGGTGACACAAACAGAAACGTGACCGCCAAGAAGAGCGTCTGCATGAGCGTGTGTTCATCCAGCGATGACAGCGACACAGAGAACCGGCAGACTACAACTCGGAAAACTACAAAGCCCTTACACAAGCTCAAGGGAAGGATCCTATTGGATGTCCCTCTGAAACCTGTTAGCAGACCACAGAAACCCACCAGCAGTGTCCCATCCTCCAAATGTGAGCAGAGCGTCCAGAGTCCAATAAACGCTAGAAGCGGTTCTCCAGTGGAAGCGGCTGGTCTTGAGGACGTGTTCCCTTCCTCCCCGGCATCCCCCGTAGTCGTGTTGGACAGCGATGATTCCCTCGTCTGTGGGGGGGACAGCCCTTTGCCGCTGGCAGAACGGCTCAGGCTCAAGTTCATGCAGTGA
- the ppil6 gene encoding probable inactive peptidyl-prolyl cis-trans isomerase-like 6 isoform X2, which yields MAASRSNSMDPKLHIEIVGLIKEPHFHVAKSIVAELIETFPREFMEPKIRPLLEFDWHAYLCNQKRAMRGEVWEFSSGVMCFLDGHFIGDEGALATWAENQWGFTCVEPQAPCVDEYYLKHLQSTGHRFVFMDIEIGGEAVGRLLFEMYAQRHHGTLRPSAQESEAFQPAATHSATREPCFIAWCPMAGCKAEIFPQKEEEMEGSPSMDQPLKMRASLSPIQSGELLEWPIRAPTAMAPSFTSPCRPHIGWTGLMFLLVKWLRVWTCSRE from the exons atggctgcTTCACGTTCAAACA GCATGGACCCAAAGCTGCACATAGAAATCGTTGGCTTGATTAAAGAACCACATTTTCATGTTGCCAAGAGCATCGTAGCA GAACTAATAGAGACGTTTCCTCGTGAGTTTATGGAGCCAAAAATTCGCCCGCTACTTGAATTTGACTGGCATGCTTATCTGTGCAACCAGAAGAGG GCGATGCGTGGTGAAGTATGGGAGTTCTCCAGCGGTGTCATGTGCTTTCTGGATGGGCATTTCATCGGGGATGAGGGCGCTCTCGCCACTTGGGCCGAGAACCAGTGGGGATTCACGTGTGTAGAGCCACAGGCACCCTGTGTGGACGAATACTACCTGAAACACCTCCAGTCAACTGGG cATAGGTTTGTCTTCATGGACATCGAGATTGGAGGGGAGGCAGTAGGGAGGTTGTTGTTTGAG ATGTATGCCCAAAGACATCATGGAACTTTGAGGCCCTCTGCACAGGAGAGCGAGGCCTTTCAACCAGCGGCTACCCACTCTGCTACAAGGGAACCCTGTTTCATCGCGTGGTGCCCAATGGCTGGGTGCAAGGCGGAG ataTTTCCCCAGAAAGAAGAGGAAATGGAGGGGAGTCCATCTATGGACCAACCTTTGAAG ATGAGAGCTTCGCTGTCTCCCATACAAAGCGGGGAACTCTTGGAATGGCCAATAAGGGCCCCCACAGCAATGGCTCCCAGTTTTACATCACCCTGCAGGCCACACATTGGATGGACAGGACTTATGTTCCTTTTGG TCAAGTGGTTGAGGGTGTGGACGTGCTCAAGAGAATAG
- the ppil6 gene encoding probable inactive peptidyl-prolyl cis-trans isomerase-like 6 isoform X1, with protein MAASRSNSMDPKLHIEIVGLIKEPHFHVAKSIVAELIETFPREFMEPKIRPLLEFDWHAYLCNQKRAMRGEVWEFSSGVMCFLDGHFIGDEGALATWAENQWGFTCVEPQAPCVDEYYLKHLQSTGHRFVFMDIEIGGEAVGRLLFELFSDVCPKTSWNFEALCTGERGLSTSGYPLCYKGTLFHRVVPNGWVQGGDISPERRGNGGESIYGPTFEDESFAVSHTKRGTLGMANKGPHSNGSQFYITLQATHWMDRTYVPFGQVVEGVDVLKRIEEIPTVNQRPKHECTVVNCGVFKV; from the exons atggctgcTTCACGTTCAAACA GCATGGACCCAAAGCTGCACATAGAAATCGTTGGCTTGATTAAAGAACCACATTTTCATGTTGCCAAGAGCATCGTAGCA GAACTAATAGAGACGTTTCCTCGTGAGTTTATGGAGCCAAAAATTCGCCCGCTACTTGAATTTGACTGGCATGCTTATCTGTGCAACCAGAAGAGG GCGATGCGTGGTGAAGTATGGGAGTTCTCCAGCGGTGTCATGTGCTTTCTGGATGGGCATTTCATCGGGGATGAGGGCGCTCTCGCCACTTGGGCCGAGAACCAGTGGGGATTCACGTGTGTAGAGCCACAGGCACCCTGTGTGGACGAATACTACCTGAAACACCTCCAGTCAACTGGG cATAGGTTTGTCTTCATGGACATCGAGATTGGAGGGGAGGCAGTAGGGAGGTTGTTGTTTGAG CTCTTCTCAGATGTATGCCCAAAGACATCATGGAACTTTGAGGCCCTCTGCACAGGAGAGCGAGGCCTTTCAACCAGCGGCTACCCACTCTGCTACAAGGGAACCCTGTTTCATCGCGTGGTGCCCAATGGCTGGGTGCAAGGCGGAG ataTTTCCCCAGAAAGAAGAGGAAATGGAGGGGAGTCCATCTATGGACCAACCTTTGAAG ATGAGAGCTTCGCTGTCTCCCATACAAAGCGGGGAACTCTTGGAATGGCCAATAAGGGCCCCCACAGCAATGGCTCCCAGTTTTACATCACCCTGCAGGCCACACATTGGATGGACAGGACTTATGTTCCTTTTGG TCAAGTGGTTGAGGGTGTGGACGTGCTCAAGAGAATAGAAGAGATCCCGACTGTCAATCAAAGACCCAAGCATGAATGTACAGTGGTAAACTGTGGTGTATTTAAGGTATAG
- the cd164 gene encoding sialomucin core protein 24 isoform X2, whose product MNGKVFFFAAALALIGASAASDSDECLALSCAECESSSECQWANCTSSSLGCHNITLMKAENDTCSDASCSATGNTTNVTTAVPTSAPNISTTAIVSTASSNSSTINTSATPVTSSPDPHKNSTFDAASFIGGIVLVLGLQAVIFFLYKFCKSKDRNYHTL is encoded by the exons ATGAACGGGAAGGTGTTTTTTTTCGCCGCAGCCTTGGCTTTGATTGGCGCATCTGCCGCGTCAGACTCAG ATGAATGTCTTGCCCTCTCATGTGCGGAGTGTGAGAGCTCGAGCGAGTGCCAGTGGGCCAACTGCACATCAT CATCCCTTGGTTGCCACAATATTACTCTAATGAAAGCAGAAAACGACACCTGTAGCGACGCTAGCTGCTCTG CTACAGGCAACACGACTAACGTGACCACTGCTGTTCCAACGTCCGCTCCTAACATCTCCACCACCGCCATTGTGTCTACTGCATCCTCTAATTCAA GCACCATAAATACCAGCGCCACCCCTGTGACATCCTCTCCCGATCCCCACAAGAACTCAACCTTCGACGCCGCCAGCTTCATCGGCGGCATCGTGCTGGTGCTGGGCCTCCAAGCCGTCATCTTCTTCCTGTACAAGTTCTGCAAGTCCAAGGACCGCAACTACCACACCCTTTGA
- the cd164 gene encoding sialomucin core protein 24 isoform X1, which yields MNGKVFFFAAALALIGASAASDSDECLALSCAECESSSECQWANCTSSSLGCHNITLMKAENDTCSDASCSAVVSTVQAPNPSSVASATAIPPTSVVTTYNGSSPLPTTATGNTTNVTTAVPTSAPNISTTAIVSTASSNSSTINTSATPVTSSPDPHKNSTFDAASFIGGIVLVLGLQAVIFFLYKFCKSKDRNYHTL from the exons ATGAACGGGAAGGTGTTTTTTTTCGCCGCAGCCTTGGCTTTGATTGGCGCATCTGCCGCGTCAGACTCAG ATGAATGTCTTGCCCTCTCATGTGCGGAGTGTGAGAGCTCGAGCGAGTGCCAGTGGGCCAACTGCACATCAT CATCCCTTGGTTGCCACAATATTACTCTAATGAAAGCAGAAAACGACACCTGTAGCGACGCTAGCTGCTCTG CTGTTGTGTCAACCGTCCAGGCTCCCAATCCCTCGTCCGTTGCCTCTGCCACTGCCATCCCCCCCACCTCTGTTGTTACCACCTATAACGGCAGCAGCCCTCTGCCCACCACAG CTACAGGCAACACGACTAACGTGACCACTGCTGTTCCAACGTCCGCTCCTAACATCTCCACCACCGCCATTGTGTCTACTGCATCCTCTAATTCAA GCACCATAAATACCAGCGCCACCCCTGTGACATCCTCTCCCGATCCCCACAAGAACTCAACCTTCGACGCCGCCAGCTTCATCGGCGGCATCGTGCTGGTGCTGGGCCTCCAAGCCGTCATCTTCTTCCTGTACAAGTTCTGCAAGTCCAAGGACCGCAACTACCACACCCTTTGA
- the cep57l1 gene encoding centrosomal protein CEP57L1: MEFCHDQLLDSPSKNSFIGSYHQPPDKILPVPADAQPSSKGAGLQMDSPAHPQTKRNIDRKAVENALRTLQEKIRRLEKERAQAEKSQPQIWQDAEKQQPVTTMLCDNQSSTSQDGTNRRELDSKLQSAESRCKMLEKQLDHIKRMVETARKEKSTPIVNGQEEWTSSLDDQIQREKLEKLESECLKLSRTQNISEMKLAVLEQRLLQEEHERKLVQEKAGQLQRELDLSLRLSSLASQQTKPKTTTKKVTLNTPRHNEMASPRHKRIPFVAGTSTSPSHSVHANVQSILHMMKHHQPQLCQRVSALHRSGSGARRSLQMDVATTPASVPRCDREMEHQDQSLGSLSDLLLALQDELGQMGFEHQELVHQIDSSQQCEQRRDLQRELEALVGRMDKKGAQISKLRKHQQAVHTLTPQPSANRTPAKPKGIRPSTISPVLNKQQDKQCIGAQKSLQILRESQKLRNSLKQDDIYWEV, encoded by the exons ATGGAGTTTTGCCACGATCAG CTTTTAGACTCGCCCTCCAAAAACAGTTTCATCGGGAGTTATCACCAGCCTCCAGACAAGATACTACCAGTTCCTGCAGACGCACAGCCCTCCTCCAAAGGTGCAGGGCTGCAGATGGACAGTCCTGCACATCCACAAACCAAAAGGAATATTGACAGAAAAG CTGTGGAGAATGCACTGAGGACCCTtcaggagaaaataagacggCTTGAGAAGGAACGGGCGCAAGCAGAGAAGAGCCAACCACAGATATGGCAGGATGCTGAGAAGCAGCAGCCTGTCACGACGATGTTATGTGACAACCAATCATCAACTAGTCAGGACGGCACAAACAGGAgag AGTTGGACTCCAAGCTGCAGTCTGCAGAGTCTCGCTGTAAGATGCTGGAGAAGCAGCTGGACCACATAAAGAGGATGGTGGAAACTGCGAGGAAGGAGAAGAGCACTCCAATAGTGAATGGG CAGGAAGAGTGGACAAGCAGCTTGGATGACCAAATTCAGCGGGAAAAGCTCGAGAAACTGGAATCTGAGTGTCTCAAATTGAGCAGAACCCAGAACATATCAGAG ATGAAGCTTGCCGTTCTGGAGCAGAGGCTCCTACAGGAGGAACACGAGCGCAAACTTGTCCAGGAGAAAGCGGGTCAG TTGCAGCGAGAGCTGGACCTCAGCCTCCGGTTGTCTTCACTTGCTTCTCAGCAGACAAAGCCAAAGACGACCACAAAGAAAGTCACATTG aATACCCCCAGACACAATGAGATGGCATCACCAAGGCATAAAAGAATCCCTTTTGTAGCAGGGACG TCGACAAGCCCAAGCCACTCTGTCCATGCCAACGTGCAAAGTATTCTACACATGATGAAGCACCACCAGCCTCAGCTGTGCCAGAGAGTCAGCGCCCTGCACCGATCAGGCAGCGGAGCAAGGAGGAGCCTCCAAATGGACGTTGCCACGACTCCCGCCTCTGTCCCCAGGTGCGACAGAGAAATGGAACACCAAGATCAGTCGCTGGGCTCACTGTCGGACCTGCTCTTAGCCCTGCAGGACGAGCTGGGACAGATGGGCTT TGAACATCAGGAGCTTGTGCATCAAATTGATAGCAGCCAGCAGTGCGAGCAGAGGCGGGACCTGCAGAGAGAACTGGAAGCTTTGGTGGGTAGAATGGACAAAAAGGGAGCGCAGATCAGCAAACTGCGGAAGCACCAGCAGGCG GTCCACACGCTGACCCCGCAGCCGAGCGCAAACAGGACGCCTGCAAAGCCAAAAGGGATCAGGCCTTCGACAATTTCTCCGGTTCTGAATAAGCAGCAGGATAAGCAATGTATTGGCGCTCAGAAAAGTCTGCAAATTCTCCGGGAGTCGCAGAAATTGCGCAACAGCCTTAAACAAGACGACATCTACTGGGAGGTTTGA